In Oreochromis niloticus isolate F11D_XX linkage group LG12, O_niloticus_UMD_NMBU, whole genome shotgun sequence, the DNA window atcTTTTTGTTCAACCCACTGAATTAAAGCTAAGAATCTGCACTAAACTCCACCttagttgtttattttaaattcattgTGGAAATTTACTGAACCAAAATTAGTGAAAAGTTGTCTCTGTctaaatatttatggacctaactgtatttGCACATTTAACAATATCCAGAGTATCTTTAAGCTAGAATCACTGCTATGGTTGTTTTGACTCAGCCAAACAGTTAAGTTGTGGTTTACATCCATGTCTGTCCACTCATGATACAGTCAGTTATGGCAAAAACCCACCTTTGGTTATCGACTTGCATTCACTTCATGAATGAATCTGAGTGAACATTTGTCCTAGATTAACACTGTACattctttaccttacaatataacgTGCTTTGAGACAAGATTTGTTGATTGTTAAgtggtgctatatgaataaaactgaacagaTCTAAAGAAGGGTTCCTGaaatttaagtttattagaacAGGACACATGGATGACTGCAGCCTGCTCAGATCAAGGCTTTGAAGTTTCAAGTATTCCAGTTCATCCAAGAACCTCAGCAGTTTCTGTTAAAATGTTGTGGTTTTGCTCCCCCATCTCAACCACTGAGCCTGGTGATTTCTTTAGAGGAAAAGGACAAAAGGGAACAAAAAGACACTGACTGCAGAGATGCTGCTCATCTACACTTTGAAATCACAAAATCACAAATTGATATTTTCTAGAAATCCTTATGTGTTGAGCTGAGCTGTTTAACTTGAACAGTGAACAGTGGTGGAAGAAATATTTAGATCTGActggagtaaaaaaaacaacattgcaGCACAAAATACTAAATATAGATAGTGTAATATATTTAAGTGAAGCTCCTGGTTTCAAAaacagaattattattattattattgttattattttttactaaATTGATGTCAAACTGCAATAGAAAAAGGCATAATATTTGAAACAAATATGTATCAGAGGTTTTTGAACTCAAATCTCTTTAAGATTCAGCTTTAATTTGTTGTTTGTCTTGATattcctgtattctctctaaAGCTTTTGATTTTGCAATCACAGAGCTTTGGAGACAACATACGGGGCTTGATCAGCAGCGACAAGACTCATGATCTCCAGTATTACGGCATCACCTCGTATCTGGAGAGCATGGGTACCACGCATGTGTCTGTGCTGACCGAAGACAGATCTGCTGTGTCTGTCACCAGCAGCATCAACCACATGTCAGTGTCTGGATGAATCTATGTCACTGTTAGGAACCAGCTATCAAAAATGTGTCTTCCTTTGAAACGGAAAGATTGAAAAGGTTTAAGAGACTATTTTTAGAAGCTGCTTTGTAAAATTTCTGTACTCTGTACATGTTGTCATTCATTTACCGTTTTCTACTTACAGATTTGGCTCCAAATTCCTGTCTCCAAGCACTGGAATCATCCTTAATGATTTGCTGTTTGACTTCTGCACAATCAGCAGGATGCATTTTACACTCAGTATTAATGAAATACAAGCACAGGGAAGAGCATTGTGGAGATCAGGATGCACAGTGAGGATTGTTTCAAAACTAATGACacagaatttattttatttcctgcAGTTATTTTCCTAGGGAATGAATAAAGTCTATTTAGAATTAATTCATAAGCAAGGTTTTTGTTACATtccaacacacattcatcagaggaaaaaagtaaaacaaaaaacaaacatttccttCAGCATTCATCAGTGTCTGATGTCAGATGCTGATCAAATGGCACATGTCAGGGTTGAATAAATGCCCTTCACCCTCTGCTTCACATCATTCAGAAGCAATCATATGTGATCATTTTTCTCCTAACAGTGATGAGTGTGGATTGTAGTTTTGTCTTGTCACTCGAGGCTTTTGTTGTATTTCTCAGGAGAGCAGCCTCCCTCCTCTATGGCTCCAGTTCTGCTGAAGTCTCAGTCGAAGACACTGGTGATTGGATCGACTGGTGGGAATATGATCACTACTGGAATGGCCTCGGTACGTGTCTATGGCAATCACACAAATCGCTAAGGAGAGAAAATGATACAGACCCTCTTTAGTGTAAGAGTAAACACTGTAGTCACAGGAGTTTTCACCCTAATCCATCCTCTAATCATCACTTTCCCATCTGAAAGACTGCAAAGTATTCTACTATTTCTCTCCAAGGCGCTCATGAACCACCTTTGGTTTGGAAAGAGCCTTAAGGACGCAATTAATACTCCAGTTGTTTATGTCGACTCTGAAAATGCAGTAAAGTTTGAACCCAACTTTGAAAAGGTACGTGTAAATATTCAGTGTATTTAAATGATAGCACAATAAGAAATTCTGCTTTTGTTCCATCTGAATCTCTTCTCCTCTTTGTGCTTCAGGATGTAATTGAGGCTCTTAAGAAAAAGGGACACAATCATCAACCAGCAACACGATTCTACAATGTAGTTAACGCTGTGGAAAAGGAGGACAGCTGCATCTCTGCATGGTctgatgaaaggaaaaaaggcaAAGCAGCTGGTTACCGAGGCCAAAAGCCAGGGATGTTAGTTTGATAGCATGACTTTAAGGTTATAGACACTCCTGCAGccacaaaactacaaaattGTAGACAATAGTGTGTATAGTACTTAAAGATCATTAAACAAGATGCTGATTATTCTTCCATTCTCCCAGTAAACATTTTCCTAGTAAGTTTATAGTTCCAGTTCATATTTTCAACTCTTACAATGCATGTTTATTTTGGTAATTTTAACCCCACGACAGTCCAAAAGGATCATAAAGTAGAGTACGCTTAGGGTGTCCTGtctatattttgatttttggtttcaaacaaaccaacaaaaacaatttaaaaaacacataacaAGATGGTCACAGTCATAATGCTCAGGTTAACACATATGTAGTATATGTGAAACACATAATCACAGTTAATTAGGCTGAATCCAAAACACCAGGGCAGATGTCACTGTTACAGCCATGACATGGGTGTAACAGTGAGCCTACAGCAAAGCTTACACACTGTAGACATATATTCATAACATTATCTTAAATGGTGATACCATCCATGTGGTCACAAGgatgtgtgacatcatctgTGAGACATCAAATTTAAGATTCAGTGACCTTACATTGTTTTTAGAGAACAAAAGTTTTAATAGCTGATTTGTTGTGGTTGTGTGTCTAATAACCTAGTCAGGTTTAATTAGGGTTGatataatattttttatgaCATAACTTTTAGTATCTGAGATATGAATATAAAGTCATGTAAAATCACATGACTTTATATTCATAAAGTCATGTGATTGACACGTTGTAAGATGTGAAGATTTATGTGATTTATGTGCTTTCTGTGCTgtggtgtgtttttttcccctctgttcTCAAACTAGGAGCTCAACCTGGGAggagttcttttttctcctcctctttcctcatCTATTGTGTATTTACGGGGGTTTTTCATACCTCGTACCTCTCTGTCTTCCCAATGTTATGTTGGCAGTTATCCGGCACTATCATGAGCACATGATAGTGCCGGATTGTCTGGCAGCCTTTAAAACAATTTCCCTCGGGAGAAATAAAGTattgtcaatcaatcaatgATGCGAGTTTTCTACAGTAACTGGCAGcacttaaaattttaattaaaaaagcatgttgaaatttcaaattttaattagcttgaccacagaacagttttccattTTGCCTCAGTCCATTTGAAATGATCTGTGGCACAGAGAAGATGCAAGTGTTTCTGAATCATGTTTACATATGGCTTATTCTTTCCATGGCAGCGCTGTAATCTGCATTTGTTAATTTAAATATTCTGCGAGGCATCCAATATTGACTTTCAGTGTTGTCTTTTGCACACATATTCTGTGAGTCTTTTGATGATGTTATGTGCTGTACATGATGAAATATACACAaagttttcacagttttaaactaataaacattattttgaaattgatcCATAATATGTTTTTGCAGATTGGTGACCCTCTGTCCGgctttacttctgagaaactctgcctctctaagTTGCTCTTTTTATATGCAATCATGTTACTGGCTTGTTGCAAATTATCTTAACTTTtaaatgttcctccagctgtttgttttttgtttttagttccagttattatttaaacattttgttgccCCGACCTAGCGTGTTTGCtcctgccatcaaattcaaaatgaattgatatttttaaaaatatatatatcaaaatagtaaaatgtcacattttaaacatttgatatattgtctgtgttttactgttttattattatttgttttctatgtattattatttattattattcgtTTTCTCATGATTAGAAAAATAATCAATGAATAGCTACCTTACTGTGGCAGGAGGGTTTGTGTGTCTCGGGGATCCCAGGGGCTGTTGCTGACAGGCTTTTGCCCCTTCTGAGagaataagctggccaaagtaggtgatagaagccactgacatctaGACAAGAAGTTTCTTT includes these proteins:
- the LOC102081074 gene encoding glutathione hydrolase 5 proenzyme-like → MAPVLLKSQSKTLVIGSTGGNMITTGMASALMNHLWFGKSLKDAINTPVVYVDSENAVKFEPNFEKDVIEALKKKGHNHQPATRFYNVVNAVEKEDSCISAWSDERKKGKAAGYRGQKPGMLV